CTGGACCGGCCCGGAGCCGTCGCCCACCGTGGCCACGGAATAGCTCCGCTTGGTCGGCTTGCCGTCGTCGTAATGGAAGTGCACCTGGAGGAACTGGCCCGGCACGAAGGCCAGGGACTGGCCATCCGTGCGCTCGAAGGACAGGTGGCGCACCGAGGGGGCGAGCATGAAACTGTCGGCGAGGCGCAGCTGGAATTGTTCGGCCATGGAAAGTCTCTGTTGACGAGCGGGCACTGGGGGGCCCGGCAAAGCCCGGTATAATAGGCGTCTTGTCATCCCGGCGCAGCCCATGACCACTCCCGCACTCCAAGTCACCGACCTCCGCAAGACCTACGGCAACGGCGTCGAGGCCCTCAAGGGCATCTCGCTCACCGTCCAGCCGGGCGATTTCTTCGCCCTGCTGGGGCCCAACGGCGCGGGCAAGTCCACCCTGATCGGCATCCTCTCCTCGCTGGTGAACGCCAGCGCGGGCGACGCCGAGATCTTCGGCGTCTCGATCCACAAGCGCCGCAGCGACGCGATGCGCCTGATCGGCCTCGTGCCGCAGGAAATCAACTTCAACCAGTTCGAAAAACCCTTCGACATCTGCGTGAACCAGGCCGGCTTCTACGGCATCGGTCGCGCCGAGGCCATGGAGCGCGCCGAGACGTACCTGAAGGAACTGCGCCTGTGGGACAAGGCGCACCACCAGGCGCGCATGCTCTCCGGCGGCATGAAGCGCCGCCTCATGATCGCCCGCGCGATGATGAACGAGCCGAAGCTGCTGATCCTCGACGAGCCCACCGCGGGCGTCGACATCGAGATCCGCCGGTCCATGTGGCAGTTCGTCAGCGGCATCAACGCCGCGGGCACCACGGTGATCCTCACCACGCATTACCTCGAGGAAGCCGAGCAGCTCTGCCGCAACATCGCCATCATCGACCAGGGCCGCATCGTGCAGAACACCACGATGAAGAGCCTGCTCGCCACGCTCGACGTCGAGACCTTCGTGCTCGACGTGTCCAACGTTCCCGCCGGCCTGCCCTCGCTTCCGGGCGTGACGCTGCGCGTGCTCGACGACCACACCCTCGAGGCGGAAATGTCCCGCGCGCACGACCTCAATTCGCTCTTCGCCGCACTGTCCTCGCACGGCGTCACCGTCACCTCCATGCGCAACAAGGCCAACCGCCTGGAAGAACTCTTCGTCCGCCTGGTCGAGCACGGCCGGGAGAACGCGGCATGAGCAACCACCTGATTCCCCTGGGCACCATCGTCCGCCGCGAAATCATGCGCATCCTGCGCATCTGGACGCAGACGCTGATCCCGCCCGCCATCACGATGACGCTCTACTTCGTCATCTTCGGCAAGCTGATCGGCAGCCGCATCGGCCAGATGCACGGTTTCACCTACATGCAGTACATCGTGCCGGGCCTGGTCATGATGAGCATCATCACGAACAGCTACGGCAATATCTCCTCGTCGTTCTTCGGCGCCAAGTTCGGCCGTTTCGTCGAGGAGATGTTGGTGTCGCCCATGCCCAACTGGGTGATCCTGCTGGGCTACGTCACCGGCGCGGTCGTGCGCGGCGTCATCGTGGGTGCCCTGGTGCTGGTCATCGCGCTGTTCTTCACCGACCTGCACGTCTCCCATCCGCTCATCACGTTCTTCTCGGTGCTGCTCGGCGCGACGGTGTTCTCGTTGGCCGGCTTCGTCAACGCGGTGTTCGCCAAGAAGTTCGACGACATCGCGCTGGTGCCCACCTTCGTGCTCACCCCGCTCACCTATCTCGGCGGCGTGTTCTACTCGGTCGACCTGCTCGGCGAGCCGTGGCGCAGCATCTCGATGGTCAATCCCATCCTGTACATGGTCAACGCCTTCCGCTTCGGCGTGCTCGGCGTAAGCGACGTGCCCATCGTCACGGCCTTCGTCGTGATGCTGGTCTTCGTGGTCGGCCTGTCGGCCGTGGGGCTGCACCTGCTCAAGCGCGGCGTCGGCCTGCGCTCCTGATCGATGCGGGTCAACAAGTACATCTCCGAATCCGGCCTCTGCTCGCGACGCGAGGCCGACGAGCTGCTGGTCGCCGGGCGCGTCACCATCAACGACGAGACCGTCGGCATGGGCGCCAAGGCGCTCGAGGGCGACGTGGTGAAGGTCGACGGCGAGGTCGTCGTCGCCCGCACCATGGCGCCCGAATCGTCGAAGAGTCGCGGCGTGTACATCGCGCTGAACAAACCCGTGGGCATCACCTGCACCACCGACACCACGGTCGACGGCAACATCGTCGACTTCGTCGACCATCCGCAGCGCATCTTCCCCATCGGCCGCCTCGACAAGGATTCCGAGGGACTCATCCTGCTCACCAGCAACGGCGATATCGTCAACGAGATCCTGCGCGCCGAGAATCACCATGAGAAGGAATACCTCGTGGCGGTGAACAAGCCGGTGACGGAGGAATTCCTCGCCGGCATGGCGCGCGGCGTACGCGTACACGGACAGATGACCAAGCCCTGCAAGGTGCGCAAGATCGCCAAGTTCGGCTTCGCGATCATCCTCACCCAGGGCCTCAACCGGCAGATCCGCCTCATGGCGGCCGCCTTCGGCTATCGCGTGACGCAGTTGCGCCGGGTACGCATCATCAACGTGAAGCTGGGCCACCTGAAGCCCGGCCAGTGGCGCAACCTCACCGAGGCCGAGTTGAAGGGATTGCTGCCTTCGCGCACGCGCTGGTAAGCATCCGCGTCACCCTCGGTCGCACGCCGATGGATTTCCGACGAACGCGCCTTCGAGCCCGATCGTTCGTTCCCGACAGCGGGATCCAGGCAATCCCCGCACACTGATCGCACCGGGCGTCATGCCTGGCTGGCGATCGCATCGCAGCCGCACGTGACGCACCGGTCGTTCGTCACCTCGCATGGATGCCGCGATGCTCTTGCAATCACTGTTCACCCTTCTTTCGACGTCGTCGACGTTGACCGGCCAGCCCATGGTCACACCCCCGGAGGACGCCTACCGGGCCATGGCCGAGGCTCGCGTACCCACGTCACCTCCCTCACCCGACGATGAGGACGCCAACGACTCGTCGCCCTACGACGACTTCCTCGCCGGATCGAAGCAGGTGCTGGGCGAACTCCTTGCCCAACCCGGATCCCCCTATAGCCCCCTGCTGGCCAGCCCGGCGTGGTCGCGCGAGGCATGGTGGCAACGCACCGCCGAACGCATCGCCCCGGGGGAATCGTCGCTCGCCAAACCCCTCGCCGCACTCCAGCACCAGGTCGGCGCGACCAAGGCACGCCCTGGCCACGACGTGGCCGTCACGCCGGAGAGCCAACGACGCTACAAAGGCCGGCAAGCGGCAGCCAACGCCATCAAGGCGGGGGTCGACGCGGACATCTTCGAACGCGCGCTTCGACGGCATCCCCGTCGCCTGACCGAGGCCGCCGCCGAAGCCGTCGCGATCCAGATCGTCCGCGACCGCGCGGCGACCACCGCCGTCGCCCACCACGCCGCCATGAACATTCGTGCCGACGTGGTCGACCACTATCTCGACAGGAACACCTCGCGCTTCTCGCTCGAGGACGAGCGTTACGCCGGAGAACTCCTTCGCCACGCCGTCCTCACCGGGCGGCCCACCTTCAACGAACGCGGTGAGCGGCAGATCCCGGCCGCGTTCCGCGTCGCACGCGTAGCCGCCGCCTATGCCGACCGCCGGGGCTACGCGAAGCCCGGCGGGTACTGTCACGGCGACGCACCTGCCTGGAAACCTCTTTCCGCCAGCGCCCGGCCACTCACCTACCGGCCCCTGTGCTTCGTGGCAGCGACGGATCGTGCCGTCTACGAGTGGTACCTGCAAAAAGCCCGCTTCGAAGCCGTCGAGGCGCTACCGGACGGGAACGTTCTGCCGGAACACCGTCGAAACGAGGTGAGGCGGACACCATGACGATGACGGTGCAGCGTTTTTCCCTCGGCTTTCTCTGTCTACTCGCCAGTCCCGTATTCGGGGGCACGATCCGCCTCGAGCCGGGCGGCGGCGCATACGTCGATCAGTTGGCGGAAGAGGCCAGGATCTACACCGACGCCCTCCATTCCCGCCTCGCTCGCGCCGACGCTGCCGACGTCCGGTCGAACGGTGCCGCCCTGGGTGAATTCCGCCGACAGGCGAACAACTACACGATCTCGCGCTTCGAATACACGTACGAGGCGGACGGCGTACAGCGAACGATCGTGATCCATGGACGAAGCGGCAAGCCACTCGACACCACGCTCAACATGGGTCGCAGCAAGATCCTCTCGCGCAAATCGTCCAGCACAGGGTCGTCCGACCTGTCCGACGGTGGAACGTCGACATCGGGCTCGTCGTATGAGGTCACCGAATCGGAAGTCGCGAAAGACGTGAACGACGCGACGTTCTATCCCGCCGACGACTCGCCTATGGCCCCCGTCCGTCATGTTCGCGCGACCTTCGTCCGCCACGGCGATTCCGACTTCGAGGCCACGCCTGGCAACGCCATCAAAGCCAACGACGCGGAGTTGAAGAGCCTGCGTTACCTCGACAGGGAAATACGCGTCGGCGCGTTGCCGCGCGGCGGGCGGCTCACCGGCATCGTCAGCAAGGCGCCTTGCGTCTCCTGCAGCGAAAACATCGGTCTGTTCGCGGAAGAGCACGACGTGAACGGAACCATCCGCTTTCTCGTCGATCCCGCGTCCGAGGCCGCCTCCGGATCATCGGATCTCGTCACGCACAGCCGCGA
This window of the Luteibacter aegosomatis genome carries:
- a CDS encoding ABC transporter permease, which translates into the protein MSNHLIPLGTIVRREIMRILRIWTQTLIPPAITMTLYFVIFGKLIGSRIGQMHGFTYMQYIVPGLVMMSIITNSYGNISSSFFGAKFGRFVEEMLVSPMPNWVILLGYVTGAVVRGVIVGALVLVIALFFTDLHVSHPLITFFSVLLGATVFSLAGFVNAVFAKKFDDIALVPTFVLTPLTYLGGVFYSVDLLGEPWRSISMVNPILYMVNAFRFGVLGVSDVPIVTAFVVMLVFVVGLSAVGLHLLKRGVGLRS
- a CDS encoding ABC transporter ATP-binding protein; protein product: MTTPALQVTDLRKTYGNGVEALKGISLTVQPGDFFALLGPNGAGKSTLIGILSSLVNASAGDAEIFGVSIHKRRSDAMRLIGLVPQEINFNQFEKPFDICVNQAGFYGIGRAEAMERAETYLKELRLWDKAHHQARMLSGGMKRRLMIARAMMNEPKLLILDEPTAGVDIEIRRSMWQFVSGINAAGTTVILTTHYLEEAEQLCRNIAIIDQGRIVQNTTMKSLLATLDVETFVLDVSNVPAGLPSLPGVTLRVLDDHTLEAEMSRAHDLNSLFAALSSHGVTVTSMRNKANRLEELFVRLVEHGRENAA
- a CDS encoding pseudouridine synthase, with the translated sequence MRVNKYISESGLCSRREADELLVAGRVTINDETVGMGAKALEGDVVKVDGEVVVARTMAPESSKSRGVYIALNKPVGITCTTDTTVDGNIVDFVDHPQRIFPIGRLDKDSEGLILLTSNGDIVNEILRAENHHEKEYLVAVNKPVTEEFLAGMARGVRVHGQMTKPCKVRKIAKFGFAIILTQGLNRQIRLMAAAFGYRVTQLRRVRIINVKLGHLKPGQWRNLTEAELKGLLPSRTRW